One window of the Stegostoma tigrinum isolate sSteTig4 chromosome 16, sSteTig4.hap1, whole genome shotgun sequence genome contains the following:
- the LOC125459596 gene encoding zinc finger protein 239-like: MEMVNSSGCDHHSHFKMDKKNTIPSGEKPWKCGDCGKGFNYPSQLETHWRSHTGERPFSCSVCGKGFTQLSNVLTHQHVHTEERRFKCSDCEKSFKNQYALTEHQRVHNRHAPFSCFQCGKSFRTSSQLLRHQQAHTDERPFKCPDCGKCCKSSKDLMSHQLVHTEDKPFKCSHCGNGFRRSSDLTVHQRVHTGERPFTCSQCGKRFTQSSHLLTHQRVHSSERPFTCSDCGKRFTQLSTLQNHQRIHSEKRPFTCSDCGKGFTRSSTLLRHQRVHTDERPFKCLDCKKCFKSSGELMYHQRVHTDEKPFRCSHCGSGFRRSWQLSEHQMIHTGKRPFSCYVCGKGFTHSSNLLRHRRGHK, translated from the coding sequence ATGGAAATGGTCAACTCATCGGGATGTGACCATCATTCACATTtcaaaatggataaaaaaaacacCATTCCGAGTGGAGAGAAGCCATGGAAATGCggagactgtgggaagggattcaattACCCGTCACAGCTGGAAACTCACTGGCGCAGTCACACTGGTGAGCGCCCATTTAGCTGCTCTGTATGTGGCAAGGGATTTACTCAGTTATCCAATGTACTGACTCATCAGCatgttcacactgaggagagaaggtttaaatgctctgactgtgaAAAGAGCTTTAAAAATCAATATGCACTGACtgaacaccagcgagttcacaacAGGCATGCACCGTTCAGCTGCTTCCAGTGTGGGAAGAGCTTCAGGACTTCATCCCAACTACTGAGACACCAACAAgctcacactgatgagagacctttTAAGTGTCCAGACTGTGGGAAATGCTGCAAAAGCTCCAAGGATCTGATGTCCCATCAACTAGTTCATACTGAGGACAAACCATTcaagtgctctcactgtgggaATGGATTCAGACGATCATCTGACCTCACcgtacaccagcgagttcatactggggagaggccgttcacttgctcccagtgtgggaaaaGATTTACTCAGTCATCCcatctgctgacacaccagcgagttcactcttctgagaggccattcacctgctctgattgtgggaagagattcactcaATTATCCACTTTGCAGAATCACCAGAGAATCCACTCTGAAaagaggccgttcacctgctctgattgtgggaagggattcactcggtcATCCACCTTGCTGAGACACCAGAgggttcacactgatgagagaccttttaaatgcttgGACTGTAAGAAGTGCTTCAAAAGTTCTGGGGAGCTCATGtaccatcaacgtgttcacaccgATGAAAAACCATTTAGATGCTCTCACTGTGGGTCAGGGTTCAGGCGATCATGGCAACTCAGTGAACACCAAATGATTCACACTGGGAAGAGACCATTCTCCTGCtatgtgtgtgggaagggattcactcattcatccaacctgctgagacacagGCGAGGTCACAAGTAA